One genomic segment of Paenibacillus sp. FSL H8-0332 includes these proteins:
- the xylA gene encoding xylose isomerase, with the protein MAYFETVSKISYEGSRSTNPYAFKFYNSKEIVAGKTMEEHLKFAMAYWHTLTAGGSDPFGAETAVRAWDKLSTLDKAKARAEAAFEFMDKMDLQYYCFHDVDIAPEGASLREFYSNIDTIVDILEQGMKASGKKLLWNTANMFTNPRYMHGAGSTCNADVFAHAAAQVKKGLEVGKRLGADNYVFWGGREGYETLLNTNMQLEQDNIARLFTMAVDYAKEIGFDGQFLIEPKPKEPTKHQYDFDAATCIAFLQKYNLDKHFKLNLEANHATLAGHTFEHELHVARINGMLGSLDANQGDPLLGWDTDEFPASIYDSTLTLYEVLKNDGLGKGGINFDSKVRRPSFEPEDLFLAHISGMDVYAKGLKVAAKLLEDGVFENFIADRYSSFNEGVGADIVSGKATLASLADYALNNESPRPNKSGRQEMLRATLNQYILTAE; encoded by the coding sequence ATGGCTTATTTTGAAACAGTGAGCAAGATCTCTTACGAGGGAAGCCGTTCCACCAACCCTTATGCATTCAAATTCTACAATTCCAAAGAAATCGTAGCCGGCAAAACAATGGAAGAACACCTGAAATTTGCAATGGCTTACTGGCATACATTAACAGCTGGCGGTTCCGATCCGTTCGGCGCCGAAACTGCAGTCCGCGCTTGGGACAAACTGAGCACACTGGATAAGGCTAAGGCCCGTGCAGAAGCAGCATTCGAATTCATGGATAAGATGGACCTGCAGTACTACTGCTTCCATGATGTGGACATCGCTCCTGAAGGCGCGTCCCTGCGTGAATTCTACAGCAACATCGATACTATTGTAGACATCCTTGAACAAGGCATGAAGGCTTCCGGCAAAAAATTGCTGTGGAACACTGCCAACATGTTCACTAACCCGCGCTACATGCACGGTGCAGGCTCCACCTGCAACGCTGACGTATTCGCACACGCTGCTGCACAAGTGAAGAAAGGTCTGGAAGTGGGTAAACGTCTGGGCGCTGACAACTATGTATTCTGGGGCGGCCGTGAGGGTTATGAGACACTGCTGAACACCAATATGCAGCTGGAGCAAGACAACATTGCCCGCCTGTTCACCATGGCTGTGGATTATGCGAAGGAAATCGGCTTCGACGGCCAGTTCCTGATCGAGCCTAAGCCGAAAGAGCCTACCAAGCACCAATATGACTTCGATGCAGCAACTTGCATTGCCTTCCTGCAGAAATACAACCTGGATAAGCACTTCAAGCTGAACCTTGAAGCGAACCATGCTACACTGGCTGGCCACACGTTCGAGCACGAGCTGCATGTAGCCCGTATCAACGGCATGCTGGGATCGCTGGATGCGAACCAGGGCGATCCATTGCTCGGCTGGGATACAGATGAATTCCCTGCAAGCATCTACGATTCTACCCTGACTCTGTATGAAGTACTGAAGAACGATGGACTGGGCAAAGGCGGAATCAACTTTGACTCCAAAGTACGCCGTCCTTCCTTCGAGCCTGAGGATCTGTTCCTGGCACACATCTCCGGTATGGACGTATATGCTAAGGGCCTGAAGGTAGCTGCTAAGCTGCTGGAAGACGGCGTATTCGAGAACTTCATTGCGGATCGTTACAGCAGCTTCAACGAAGGCGTTGGCGCTGACATCGTATCCGGCAAAGCGACACTGGCTTCGCTGGCTGACTACGCGCTGAACAACGAGAGCCCGCGTCCGAACAAATCAGGACGCCAGGAAATGCTGAGAGCTACACTTAACCAGTACATCCTGACTGCTGAGTAA
- a CDS encoding ROK family transcriptional regulator encodes MKVTGDQALVKKINKSIILHTIRMHSPISRAKVSEVTGLNKATVSNLVAELCGQQLVTEAGPGESSGGRKPLMLHFNEMAGSVIGIELRVKQLKAVLCNLGGGILHERDSVLENHDFPYVLGQMQQMISELIATAAPSHYGLVGIGVGVPGMVDEQGVVLFAPNLGWEMVDLRSILESAFAVPVTIDNEANAGAQGELNFGAARDVRHLLYISAGSGIGSGIIIGGELYKGARGYAGETGHMTIEAEGKPCSCGSRGCWELYASEKTYDNPGLTLPARTTTGLVKYALEGQPDTLSHFNSIGEYLGIGVTNLINSFNPELIVIGGALSEAEPWLGEPLRRVVAERTLPYHKQQLEITFSRLGSRGTMIGAGFSAVMHFLGNIRVTL; translated from the coding sequence TTGAAAGTTACCGGTGATCAGGCGCTGGTCAAAAAAATAAACAAATCGATTATTTTACATACCATCCGTATGCATTCCCCCATCTCCCGGGCCAAGGTGTCCGAGGTGACAGGACTGAATAAAGCTACCGTCTCCAATCTGGTGGCCGAGCTCTGCGGACAGCAGCTGGTTACTGAGGCCGGACCCGGAGAATCCAGCGGCGGGCGCAAGCCGCTGATGCTGCATTTTAACGAAATGGCTGGTAGTGTGATCGGAATCGAGCTGCGCGTGAAACAGCTTAAGGCTGTACTCTGCAACCTGGGGGGCGGCATTCTTCATGAACGTGACAGTGTGCTGGAGAACCACGATTTCCCTTATGTGCTCGGGCAGATGCAGCAGATGATCTCGGAGCTGATCGCTACGGCCGCGCCTTCTCATTACGGACTCGTCGGCATTGGTGTCGGCGTCCCGGGAATGGTCGATGAGCAAGGCGTTGTCCTGTTCGCGCCTAACCTGGGCTGGGAGATGGTAGACCTGCGTTCGATTCTGGAAAGCGCCTTCGCGGTGCCGGTCACCATTGATAATGAGGCCAATGCAGGGGCTCAGGGTGAGCTGAACTTCGGGGCGGCCCGTGATGTGCGCCACCTGCTGTATATCAGCGCCGGCTCGGGGATCGGGTCGGGGATTATTATCGGCGGAGAATTGTACAAGGGTGCGCGCGGCTATGCGGGTGAGACCGGACATATGACGATTGAAGCGGAAGGCAAGCCTTGCAGCTGCGGCAGCCGGGGCTGCTGGGAGCTGTACGCCTCCGAGAAAACCTATGATAACCCCGGCCTCACCCTCCCGGCCCGCACAACAACCGGACTGGTCAAATATGCGCTTGAGGGGCAGCCCGACACACTAAGCCATTTCAACTCCATTGGCGAGTATCTGGGGATCGGAGTTACCAATCTGATCAACAGCTTCAACCCCGAGCTGATCGTTATCGGCGGCGCTCTATCAGAGGCGGAACCGTGGCTCGGCGAGCCGCTGCGCCGGGTCGTGGCTGAGCGTACCCTCCCCTACCACAAGCAGCAGCTCGAAATCACATTCTCCAGGCTGGGCAGCCGGGGAACCATGATTGGAGCGGGTTTTTCAGCGGTCATGCATTTTCTGGGCAATATCCGCGTGACCCTATAG
- a CDS encoding response regulator transcription factor produces the protein MIKVLIVDDEPKLREGMRTLIPWEEEGYTVVATAANGYEALDKFRELKPGLVMADIRMPGMTGLELIAELRKENPGCHVLILSGYADFEYAKQAISYHIDGYLLKPVDEEELISYLQELREKISLEERINEWQALEPARTTEVLVRELLQSKEAGEAAAELGLKDSSCEVVLLELKGLNKGEDAREDAVKRLMERHWQEEERGFFFTLPPYMGILLKEPLRDERARAALWQELHHLISKEGLEFVAAAGGAADRPEEAGQSFAAARARLEDAFFGQKNTLLCEMPDLWEEPAQAAVEPEEEPDPERDIEVQLLLAVEAGSSEVARDLTLQIIRQLVDTQRDETYIKDQLLRIVSSTIARLEAASPELRPLIAGQASPMGEVYSSRYLHDAERLVSGYMEQLSRLTGSGSGRGDEIKRITDLIQRRYKENLKLGTLAEIFNYNSAYLGKMFKNQVGEHFNTYLDKVRIEKAKQLLTQGMKVYEVAEQVGYMNSDYFNAKFRKYVGVSPSAYRKEK, from the coding sequence TTGATCAAAGTACTGATTGTGGATGATGAGCCCAAGCTGAGGGAAGGGATGCGCACCTTGATTCCCTGGGAGGAAGAAGGGTATACCGTGGTGGCGACAGCGGCTAACGGTTATGAAGCGCTGGACAAATTCCGTGAGCTGAAACCTGGACTTGTGATGGCGGATATCCGCATGCCGGGAATGACCGGGCTGGAATTGATCGCTGAGCTGCGCAAGGAGAATCCGGGCTGCCATGTGCTGATTCTGAGCGGCTATGCCGATTTTGAATATGCGAAGCAGGCCATCTCCTATCATATTGACGGATATTTGCTTAAGCCGGTGGATGAGGAGGAGCTGATCAGCTACCTGCAGGAGCTGCGAGAGAAGATCAGCTTGGAAGAGCGGATCAACGAATGGCAGGCTCTGGAGCCGGCAAGAACCACCGAGGTGCTGGTGCGGGAGCTGCTGCAGTCGAAGGAAGCCGGAGAGGCGGCGGCCGAGTTGGGCCTTAAGGACAGCAGCTGCGAAGTGGTGCTGCTGGAATTGAAAGGGCTTAACAAGGGTGAGGATGCCCGCGAAGACGCGGTGAAGCGGCTGATGGAGCGGCATTGGCAGGAGGAGGAGCGCGGCTTCTTCTTCACCCTTCCTCCGTACATGGGAATTCTGCTGAAGGAGCCGCTCCGGGATGAACGCGCCCGGGCGGCGCTCTGGCAGGAGCTGCACCACCTGATCTCGAAGGAGGGGCTGGAGTTCGTGGCCGCAGCGGGCGGAGCAGCTGACCGGCCGGAGGAGGCCGGACAGTCCTTCGCGGCTGCACGCGCCCGGCTGGAGGATGCCTTTTTCGGGCAGAAGAACACACTGCTCTGCGAAATGCCGGACCTCTGGGAGGAGCCTGCACAAGCTGCGGTTGAACCGGAGGAGGAGCCGGACCCCGAGCGCGACATCGAGGTGCAGCTGCTGCTGGCAGTGGAGGCTGGAAGCAGCGAGGTGGCCAGGGACCTTACGCTGCAGATTATCCGCCAACTCGTGGATACCCAGCGGGATGAGACCTATATCAAGGATCAGCTGCTGCGGATTGTCAGCAGCACCATTGCCCGGCTGGAGGCGGCGAGTCCTGAGCTGCGCCCGCTGATTGCCGGACAAGCCTCGCCGATGGGCGAGGTCTACAGCAGCAGATACCTGCATGATGCAGAGCGGCTGGTGTCGGGCTATATGGAGCAGCTCTCCAGGCTGACGGGCAGCGGAAGCGGACGCGGCGATGAGATTAAGCGGATTACGGATCTGATCCAGCGGCGGTATAAGGAGAATTTGAAGCTGGGCACACTTGCGGAGATTTTTAACTACAATAGTGCCTATTTGGGCAAAATGTTCAAAAACCAGGTGGGCGAGCACTTCAACACGTATCTGGATAAGGTGCGGATCGAGAAGGCCAAGCAGCTGCTGACCCAGGGCATGAAGGTCTATGAGGTGGCCGAGCAGGTCGGGTACATGAACTCCGATTACTTCAATGCCAAATTCCGCAAATATGTCGGCGTCTCCCCAAGCGCGTACCGCAAGGAGAAGTAG
- the trxB gene encoding thioredoxin-disulfide reductase, with amino-acid sequence MYKSIIVGTGPAGLTAAIYLARANLNPLVIEGPQPGGQLTTTTEIENFPGFPEGILGPDLMDNMRKQAERFGAQFVTGWVNSVELGDRPFKLNVEGMGTLITDTLIISTGATAKYLGIPGEQDNIGRGVSTCATCDGFFFRGKEIVVVGGGDSALEEAGFLTRFASKVTLVHRREELRASKIMQDRVRDNAKVTWGLNRTPVEVIAADKGVTGLKVINNETGEEEFIEASGVFVAVGHHPNTSFLGGQITTDANGYIVSNPGTSETNIPGVFACGDVQDTRYRQAITAAGSGCMAAMDAEKYIESLEHSAVIM; translated from the coding sequence ATGTACAAATCAATTATTGTCGGTACTGGACCGGCCGGATTGACAGCTGCTATATATTTGGCCCGGGCGAACCTGAACCCGCTCGTTATCGAAGGTCCGCAGCCAGGCGGACAGCTTACAACTACAACGGAGATCGAGAACTTCCCGGGATTCCCGGAAGGCATTTTGGGTCCTGATCTGATGGATAATATGCGCAAGCAGGCAGAGCGTTTCGGTGCACAGTTCGTGACCGGCTGGGTGAACAGCGTGGAGCTGGGCGACCGTCCGTTCAAGTTGAACGTGGAAGGCATGGGCACACTGATTACGGATACGCTGATTATCTCCACGGGTGCTACAGCCAAGTATCTCGGCATTCCCGGGGAGCAGGATAATATCGGACGCGGGGTCAGCACTTGTGCTACCTGTGACGGATTTTTCTTCCGCGGCAAAGAGATCGTGGTGGTCGGCGGCGGCGATTCCGCGCTTGAAGAAGCGGGCTTCCTGACACGTTTTGCTTCCAAGGTAACCCTGGTGCACCGTCGTGAAGAGCTGCGGGCCTCGAAGATTATGCAGGACCGTGTCCGCGATAATGCCAAAGTGACCTGGGGATTGAACCGTACCCCTGTTGAAGTAATTGCTGCAGACAAGGGCGTAACCGGCCTGAAGGTGATCAACAACGAGACTGGCGAAGAAGAGTTCATTGAAGCCAGCGGGGTATTCGTGGCGGTCGGCCATCATCCGAATACATCATTCCTGGGCGGACAGATTACTACGGATGCGAACGGTTATATCGTATCGAATCCCGGAACCTCCGAGACGAACATTCCCGGCGTATTCGCCTGCGGCGATGTGCAGGATACCCGTTACAGACAGGCCATTACGGCTGCAGGCAGCGGCTGTATGGCGGCTATGGATGCCGAGAAATATATCGAGAGCCTGGAGCACAGCGCGGTAATTATGTAA
- the xylB gene encoding xylulokinase has product MKYVIGVDLGTSAVKTVLVDPQGKVAFEHSEAYPLSRPQPNWSEQNPEDWVKGTIASLKRLMEVSGAEPTQIDGISFSGQMHGLVLVDGEGKALRPAILWNDTRTTAECRKIEKKLGSKLIDIARNRALEGFTLPKILWVQEHEPEVLAKAELFLLPKDYVRYHLTGDYAMDYSDAAGTLLLDVGAKQWSAEIAGAFDLPVSLCPRLVESFEQTGTLLPAVAEASGLLPTTKVFAGGADNACGALGAGILGEGRTMCSIGTSGVVLSYESNKDLNLEGKVHFFNHSEKDAFYIMGVTLAAGHSLTWFKETFAASMSFDELLQGVNEIPAGSSGLLFTPYISGERTPHPDASIRGSFIGMDSGHTLSHFTRAVLEGITFSLRESIEIVRESGKEITEVVAIGGGAKNEAWLQMQADIFGATIIKLESEQGPAMGAAMLAAYGAGWFESLGECAEAFIRPAETYTPNAEQAAIYDGIFAVYQDVYSQTRELNEKLAQYRK; this is encoded by the coding sequence ATGAAATATGTAATTGGTGTCGATCTTGGAACCAGTGCGGTAAAGACTGTACTGGTAGATCCTCAGGGCAAGGTGGCTTTTGAGCATTCTGAAGCATATCCGCTCAGCAGACCCCAGCCGAACTGGAGTGAGCAGAATCCGGAGGATTGGGTGAAGGGAACCATCGCCAGTCTGAAGCGTCTGATGGAAGTATCGGGTGCAGAGCCTACGCAGATCGACGGCATCAGCTTCTCCGGCCAGATGCACGGGCTTGTGCTCGTTGACGGTGAAGGCAAGGCGCTGCGTCCCGCTATTCTATGGAATGATACGCGTACGACTGCGGAATGCCGCAAGATTGAGAAGAAGCTTGGCAGCAAGCTGATTGATATCGCTAGAAACCGTGCGCTCGAAGGCTTCACGCTTCCGAAGATTCTGTGGGTCCAGGAGCATGAGCCGGAGGTGCTCGCGAAGGCTGAATTGTTCCTGCTTCCGAAGGATTATGTGCGCTACCACCTGACAGGTGACTACGCCATGGACTACTCCGACGCAGCCGGAACTCTGCTGCTCGACGTAGGCGCGAAGCAGTGGAGTGCGGAGATTGCCGGAGCGTTCGATCTGCCGGTCTCCCTCTGCCCGAGACTCGTGGAATCCTTCGAGCAGACCGGAACCCTGCTGCCGGCGGTTGCCGAAGCCTCCGGCCTGCTTCCTACCACCAAGGTGTTCGCCGGCGGGGCAGACAATGCTTGCGGCGCACTGGGTGCCGGCATTCTGGGTGAAGGCCGGACGATGTGCAGCATCGGGACTTCCGGTGTGGTATTGTCCTACGAGAGCAATAAGGATCTTAACCTCGAAGGCAAGGTGCATTTCTTCAACCACAGTGAGAAGGATGCCTTCTACATTATGGGCGTGACCTTGGCGGCAGGACACAGCCTGACCTGGTTCAAGGAGACTTTTGCAGCTTCGATGAGCTTCGACGAATTGCTGCAGGGAGTGAACGAAATCCCGGCTGGCAGCAGCGGTCTCTTGTTCACCCCTTACATCAGCGGGGAACGTACACCGCACCCGGATGCCAGCATCCGCGGCAGCTTCATCGGGATGGATTCCGGACACACCCTGTCCCACTTTACCCGCGCTGTGCTGGAAGGCATCACCTTCTCGCTGCGTGAATCGATTGAGATTGTGCGTGAATCCGGCAAAGAGATTACCGAGGTCGTGGCGATCGGCGGCGGGGCCAAGAATGAAGCCTGGCTGCAGATGCAAGCTGATATCTTCGGTGCTACGATCATCAAGCTGGAGAGCGAGCAGGGTCCGGCTATGGGCGCAGCTATGCTGGCAGCCTACGGCGCAGGCTGGTTCGAATCCCTGGGTGAATGTGCGGAAGCCTTCATCCGTCCCGCTGAAACCTACACTCCTAATGCAGAGCAGGCTGCAATCTATGACGGTATCTTCGCTGTGTACCAGGATGTATACAGCCAGACCCGTGAACTGAATGAGAAGCTGGCTCAGTATCGTAAATAA
- a CDS encoding heavy metal translocating P-type ATPase has protein sequence MQATSKSMPKSITRQGGAQQPRTPGPRRFDPLAMLSNSEMQAALGSGLIMLVAWATSGWSEILSVILYVISYTLGGWMKAKEGVETLVKERDLDVNLLMIAAALGAASIGYWNEGAMLIFIFALSGALESYTMERSKKDISALLALKPATAVRIEQGAMSEVTIDQLMLGDLLLIRPGELIPADGKVCRGESSVNQASITGESLPVDKTAGSDVFAGTVNGEGPLYIEVTKTAENTLFAKIIRMVEEAENEVPDSQRFIKRLESVYARVVVAATVLLITLPPYLLDWSWSDTFYKAMVFLVVASPCALVSSIMPAMLSAISKSARKGILFKGGVHLENMARTSVVAFDKTGTLTEGIPQVTDFIAGEGYVREELLAVSASIEKLSGHPLAEAIVALAEAEQIGLRDIEESQSVTGWGIEGVIDGQLWRIGKSNLLDEAEGAAAGADTDYWKALRSRLEQEGKTVSLILAGETIAGMIALQDTVRPQAAAAVRKLQDLGIKVAMLTGDREATARVIAGQSGVDLVFAGLLPEDKVSHIKALREQYGHVIMVGDGVNDAPALATATVGMGMGMKGSGAALEIADVVLMNDNIEEIAGTIALARRTQRIVKQNMIFAVTVIATLMISNFVQGIALPFGVVGHEGSTILVILNGLRLLR, from the coding sequence ATGCAAGCAACCTCGAAATCAATGCCCAAATCCATAACGCGTCAAGGAGGGGCGCAGCAGCCCCGCACTCCGGGACCGCGGCGCTTCGATCCGCTGGCGATGCTCAGTAACTCCGAAATGCAGGCTGCTCTGGGGAGCGGGCTGATTATGCTCGTAGCCTGGGCTACCAGCGGCTGGTCGGAGATCTTATCTGTTATCCTCTATGTGATATCTTACACCCTGGGCGGCTGGATGAAGGCGAAGGAAGGCGTGGAGACGCTGGTCAAGGAACGTGACCTGGACGTCAATCTGCTGATGATCGCCGCAGCGCTGGGTGCCGCCTCCATCGGGTACTGGAATGAAGGTGCGATGCTGATCTTCATCTTTGCCCTGAGCGGAGCGCTGGAGAGCTACACCATGGAGCGCAGCAAAAAGGACATCTCCGCCCTGCTGGCCCTCAAGCCTGCCACTGCGGTCCGGATCGAGCAAGGCGCGATGAGTGAGGTAACCATTGATCAGCTCATGCTGGGAGATCTGCTGCTGATCCGTCCGGGTGAACTGATTCCCGCTGACGGCAAGGTATGCCGGGGGGAGTCGTCTGTGAATCAGGCGTCCATCACGGGAGAATCGCTTCCCGTAGACAAAACTGCCGGCAGTGATGTATTCGCCGGTACCGTCAATGGAGAAGGCCCCCTCTATATAGAAGTGACGAAGACTGCCGAGAATACGCTGTTCGCCAAAATCATCCGCATGGTCGAAGAGGCGGAGAACGAAGTGCCGGATTCGCAGCGTTTTATCAAACGGCTTGAATCCGTATATGCCCGAGTTGTGGTGGCTGCCACGGTCCTGCTGATCACCTTGCCGCCGTATCTGCTGGACTGGAGTTGGAGCGATACGTTCTACAAGGCAATGGTTTTCCTGGTTGTGGCCTCCCCGTGTGCGCTGGTATCCTCAATCATGCCCGCCATGCTGTCGGCCATCTCCAAGAGCGCCCGCAAAGGCATCCTGTTCAAAGGCGGGGTTCATCTGGAGAATATGGCGCGGACCTCGGTCGTTGCTTTTGACAAAACCGGTACCCTGACGGAAGGAATCCCGCAGGTCACGGACTTTATCGCCGGAGAAGGGTATGTGCGGGAAGAGCTGCTGGCCGTGAGCGCCTCCATCGAGAAGCTGTCGGGGCATCCGCTGGCCGAGGCCATTGTCGCGCTGGCGGAAGCGGAACAGATCGGACTGCGGGATATTGAAGAGAGCCAGTCAGTCACCGGCTGGGGAATTGAAGGCGTCATAGACGGCCAGCTGTGGCGGATCGGCAAGTCCAATCTGCTGGATGAAGCGGAAGGTGCGGCAGCTGGGGCGGATACGGACTATTGGAAGGCTCTGCGCAGCAGGCTGGAACAGGAAGGCAAAACGGTATCGCTGATCCTTGCCGGAGAGACCATCGCCGGAATGATTGCCTTGCAGGACACCGTTCGCCCCCAGGCGGCGGCTGCCGTGCGCAAGCTGCAGGATCTGGGGATCAAGGTAGCAATGCTGACCGGTGACCGCGAGGCTACAGCCCGGGTAATTGCGGGGCAGAGCGGCGTTGACCTCGTGTTCGCCGGGCTTTTGCCGGAAGATAAGGTATCGCACATCAAAGCGCTGCGGGAACAATACGGCCATGTCATCATGGTAGGCGATGGGGTGAATGATGCGCCTGCACTCGCTACTGCAACGGTTGGCATGGGCATGGGCATGAAGGGTAGTGGGGCTGCTCTGGAGATTGCCGATGTGGTGCTGATGAATGACAACATTGAAGAGATTGCCGGAACAATTGCCCTGGCGCGCCGGACGCAGCGGATTGTGAAGCAGAATATGATTTTTGCCGTAACAGTCATTGCAACCTTAATGATCAGCAACTTTGTGCAGGGGATTGCGCTGCCGTTCGGGGTGGTCGGGCATGAGGGAAGCACGATTCTCGTCATCCTTAACGGCTTGCGTCTTTTGCGCTAA
- a CDS encoding glutaredoxin family protein, producing the protein MENVIVYTSTNCPHCRQVKSFLSDKGVAYEERNIEQNEEYAQQVWDMGMRAVPITVIGDMKIVGMNKTKFDKALAATE; encoded by the coding sequence ATGGAGAATGTAATTGTATACACATCGACGAATTGCCCGCATTGCCGTCAGGTGAAAAGCTTCCTGAGCGATAAAGGGGTAGCGTACGAAGAACGCAACATCGAGCAGAATGAAGAGTACGCCCAGCAGGTGTGGGATATGGGCATGAGAGCTGTGCCGATTACGGTAATCGGAGATATGAAGATTGTCGGCATGAACAAGACCAAGTTCGACAAGGCTTTGGCTGCAACGGAATAA